Proteins from a genomic interval of Tenacibaculum sp. SZ-18:
- a CDS encoding M48 family metallopeptidase, producing the protein MRRIITIIFLLVIFVQCSTVPITGRKRLNFVSDAEVLPMSFQQYNGFLKENTKKIISNTSQGRKLELVGKNIASAVDRFMRANGMKSEADSYKWEFNLIKDPTINAWCMPGGKVVFYTGIMPICANTDGVAAVMGHEVAHAFAKHGQERMSSAQIQQLGGVAVALGTNNNKNSELWNLAYGAGSSLGMLKFSRTHETEADKLGLVFMIMAGYKGEEAVNVWIRMSENEKKGGRQTPPEFLSTHPHSETRIADLKNYLPEAKRLAAKYNQQTSGSRD; encoded by the coding sequence ATGAGAAGAATAATAACCATAATATTCCTTTTAGTAATATTTGTACAATGCAGTACGGTGCCGATTACTGGAAGAAAACGATTAAACTTTGTAAGTGATGCCGAGGTATTACCAATGAGTTTTCAACAGTATAATGGATTTTTGAAAGAAAATACGAAGAAAATTATTTCAAACACTTCTCAAGGAAGAAAATTAGAATTAGTTGGAAAAAATATTGCATCGGCAGTTGACAGATTTATGCGTGCTAATGGGATGAAATCAGAGGCTGATTCTTATAAATGGGAGTTTAATTTAATTAAAGATCCTACAATTAACGCTTGGTGTATGCCAGGAGGTAAAGTGGTTTTTTACACAGGAATTATGCCAATTTGTGCTAATACTGATGGTGTAGCTGCTGTAATGGGGCATGAAGTAGCTCATGCTTTTGCTAAACATGGACAAGAACGTATGTCTTCCGCTCAAATTCAACAATTAGGTGGAGTTGCTGTTGCCTTAGGAACGAACAATAACAAAAATTCAGAACTATGGAACTTGGCTTATGGTGCTGGTTCATCGTTGGGAATGTTAAAATTTAGTAGAACACATGAAACAGAAGCTGATAAACTTGGTTTAGTTTTCATGATTATGGCGGGTTACAAGGGGGAAGAAGCTGTAAATGTATGGATCAGAATGAGTGAAAATGAAAAAAAAGGAGGAAGACAGACACCTCCTGAGTTTTTAAGTACTCACCCTCATAGTGAAACAAGAATAGCTGATTTAAAAAATTATTTACCCGAGGCGAAAAGATTAGCAGCTAAATATAATCAACAAACCTCTGGTTCTAGAGATTAA
- a CDS encoding alpha/beta fold hydrolase, whose product MIQVPKDKLIPASISIPKTIQTVAKIIQFFSNGLATRFSAKLFSTPVKFSTPKREKMMWESAQKSTLTIASLESDIEVLTYGFSSKKVLLVHGWCGRSTQLFMVADKLLENGYMTISFDAPAHGNSDGKSSSMPEFVAAINTINEKLGPFDAAVGHSLGGMSLFTAIAQGMSVNSVVSIGSGDTITAIIQNFINNLDLKPKIAKNLKKYYDKKHQEDIDNYASSKQAKVINAAALVIHDSLDGDVPVSCAYNIRRNLKNGSILITTGLGHTKILRDKKTTNRIVSFIKRHS is encoded by the coding sequence ATGATTCAGGTTCCAAAAGACAAGTTAATTCCTGCCAGTATTTCGATTCCTAAAACTATTCAAACTGTAGCTAAAATCATTCAATTTTTTTCAAATGGATTAGCGACTAGGTTTTCTGCTAAACTTTTTTCCACCCCAGTAAAATTTTCAACTCCGAAAAGAGAGAAAATGATGTGGGAAAGCGCACAAAAAAGCACTTTAACTATAGCCTCTTTAGAAAGTGATATTGAAGTTTTGACATATGGATTTTCTTCAAAAAAAGTACTTTTAGTGCATGGATGGTGTGGAAGAAGTACACAGTTATTTATGGTTGCCGACAAATTATTAGAAAATGGTTACATGACCATTTCTTTCGACGCTCCTGCTCATGGAAATTCAGATGGAAAATCTTCTTCAATGCCTGAATTTGTAGCCGCAATTAATACAATAAATGAGAAATTAGGTCCTTTCGACGCTGCTGTTGGTCATTCTTTAGGAGGAATGAGTTTGTTCACTGCAATCGCACAAGGTATGTCTGTTAACTCAGTAGTTAGTATCGGCTCTGGAGATACGATTACAGCAATTATTCAAAACTTCATAAACAACCTTGACTTAAAACCTAAAATTGCAAAAAACTTAAAGAAATATTACGACAAAAAACACCAAGAAGATATTGATAACTATGCTAGTTCTAAACAAGCTAAGGTAATTAATGCTGCTGCTCTTGTAATTCATGATTCGTTAGATGGAGATGTTCCTGTAAGTTGTGCTTATAATATACGTCGAAACTTAAAGAATGGTTCAATTTTAATCACTACTGGATTAGGACACACCAAAATTCTACGTGATAAAAAAACCACAAATAGGATTGTTTCATTTATTAAACGTCATTCATGA
- the msrB gene encoding peptide-methionine (R)-S-oxide reductase MsrB, with amino-acid sequence MKNVILYLTIVSFLLSCQTTAQNKKSEKKYKIEKSTAEWKKALTPMQFYVLREAGTERPNSSEYTYFKGKGTFVCVACKTPLYTSERKYDSGSGWPSFDKAIEKNIETDTDYKIGYARTELKCNTCGGHLGHRFNDGPRETTGIRDCINGVALEFVPNKK; translated from the coding sequence ATGAAAAATGTAATTTTATATCTAACAATTGTTAGTTTCCTTCTTAGCTGTCAAACTACTGCTCAAAATAAGAAATCAGAAAAGAAATATAAAATTGAAAAATCAACAGCTGAATGGAAAAAAGCATTGACTCCAATGCAATTTTATGTTTTAAGAGAAGCTGGAACAGAAAGACCAAACTCAAGTGAATATACATATTTTAAAGGTAAAGGTACTTTTGTTTGTGTTGCTTGTAAAACACCTCTATATACATCAGAAAGAAAATATGATTCTGGATCTGGATGGCCATCTTTTGACAAAGCCATTGAAAAAAATATAGAAACAGATACAGATTATAAAATCGGTTATGCCAGAACTGAATTAAAATGTAACACATGTGGCGGTCATTTAGGACATCGATTTAACGATGGACCAAGAGAAACAACAGGAATTAGAGACTGTATCAATGGAGTTGCATTAGAGTTCGTTCCGAATAAAAAATAA
- a CDS encoding DUF1572 family protein, whose translation MSSYLNSARKQFEYYKSLGDKTFQQLSEEQIFCHPSEESNSIAIIIKHLVGNMLSRWTNFLTEDGEKEWRNRDKEFINSFKTKEDLITYWESGWECLFNAINPLKTEDSERIIYIRNEGHTVTEGINRQLCHYAYHVGQIVFLGKILLDSNWKSLSISKGQSKNYNKNKFSKEKSRKHFTEDL comes from the coding sequence ATGTCTTCTTATTTAAATAGTGCGAGAAAACAATTCGAATATTACAAAAGCTTAGGGGATAAAACATTTCAACAATTATCTGAAGAACAAATCTTTTGTCATCCTAGTGAAGAAAGTAACTCGATAGCTATTATAATAAAACATTTAGTTGGTAATATGTTATCTCGTTGGACGAACTTTCTTACAGAGGATGGAGAAAAAGAATGGAGGAATAGAGACAAAGAGTTTATCAATTCTTTTAAAACTAAGGAAGACTTAATTACGTACTGGGAAAGCGGGTGGGAATGCCTGTTTAATGCTATTAACCCTCTTAAAACAGAAGATTCTGAACGAATAATTTACATACGAAATGAAGGACATACAGTCACAGAGGGAATTAATAGACAATTATGTCATTATGCATACCACGTTGGACAAATTGTTTTCCTTGGCAAAATCTTGTTAGATAGTAATTGGAAATCGTTATCAATTTCAAAAGGGCAATCTAAAAATTACAATAAAAATAAGTTCTCTAAAGAAAAATCAAGAAAACACTTCACAGAAGATTTATGA
- a CDS encoding LacI family DNA-binding transcriptional regulator → MKKSITLKELAKLLKVSVSTVSKALNDSHEISESTKRKVEEAAKLHNYKPNRAALNLKSGKTNTIGVVLPSIKNFFLSRALRGIESVVANTNYNIVISITNESHEKEVKSIETLTNGMVDGIIISVSEETQVIQDFSHLYDIPEDIHVVMFDRVENTINSDKVLVDDYDAILKAVRDLKFKGRNKIVLASTIGKLSVGQQRTKGYTDSIIDKHEPIIIEGPEDFIEVKLNKLLKEGDIDAIIALDEESSLAAFRAGKKNDLLDNGKLFIIGYAGKTLSEHLSPSLTTVDQHGKKVGRTAAKLLLERFKRPNKVIEQKVVDSTLRERETTFKRS, encoded by the coding sequence ATGAAAAAAAGTATAACCCTAAAGGAATTAGCAAAACTTTTAAAGGTTTCAGTTTCCACAGTTTCAAAGGCTTTAAATGATAGTCATGAAATAAGTGAATCTACTAAAAGAAAAGTAGAGGAAGCGGCTAAACTTCATAATTACAAGCCAAACAGGGCAGCATTAAATTTAAAGTCGGGAAAAACCAATACAATTGGTGTAGTACTTCCAAGTATTAAAAATTTCTTTTTGTCTCGTGCTTTAAGAGGAATAGAATCTGTTGTAGCAAACACGAATTATAACATTGTAATTTCTATTACTAATGAGTCTCATGAAAAAGAAGTGAAGTCAATCGAAACATTGACTAATGGGATGGTTGATGGAATTATTATTAGTGTTTCAGAGGAAACACAAGTAATACAAGATTTTTCTCACTTGTATGATATTCCTGAAGATATTCATGTTGTAATGTTTGATAGGGTTGAAAACACAATTAATTCCGATAAGGTATTGGTAGATGATTATGATGCAATCCTAAAAGCAGTTAGAGATTTAAAATTCAAAGGAAGAAATAAAATAGTTTTAGCTTCAACAATCGGTAAGTTAAGTGTTGGTCAACAACGAACTAAAGGGTACACCGATAGTATAATAGATAAACACGAACCTATTATTATTGAAGGTCCTGAAGATTTTATTGAGGTAAAATTGAATAAACTATTAAAGGAGGGAGATATTGATGCGATAATTGCTTTGGATGAAGAGTCCTCTTTAGCCGCATTTAGAGCAGGAAAGAAAAATGATTTACTAGATAATGGTAAGTTATTTATTATTGGTTATGCAGGAAAAACACTATCAGAGCATTTAAGTCCTAGTTTAACAACTGTTGATCAACACGGTAAAAAAGTAGGTAGAACAGCAGCAAAATTATTACTAGAACGATTTAAAAGACCAAACAAAGTAATTGAACAAAAAGTTGTTGATTCTACTTTAAGAGAGAGAGAAACTACTTTTAAAAGGTCATAA
- a CDS encoding GNAT family N-acetyltransferase, whose protein sequence is MKNYIFTSERLGFRKWELEDVETLHELNSNEKVMQYFPSIQTKNQSVAFIERMRKQFEQNMYCYFAVEIIESKEFIGFIGISEQTYETDFNPSVDIGWRVLPKYWGKGYATEGAKQCLYYAFNIIKLKKIVSVAPVVNTPSITVMKKIGMQKVKSFHHPLLKDFPKLEECVLYEVDNSF, encoded by the coding sequence ATGAAGAACTATATTTTCACTTCGGAAAGATTAGGATTCAGAAAATGGGAATTGGAAGATGTTGAAACTCTTCATGAATTAAATTCGAATGAAAAAGTAATGCAATATTTTCCAAGTATTCAAACGAAAAATCAAAGTGTAGCTTTTATTGAAAGAATGAGAAAACAGTTTGAGCAAAACATGTATTGTTATTTCGCAGTTGAAATAATAGAAAGTAAAGAATTTATTGGTTTTATCGGAATTTCAGAGCAAACTTACGAAACTGACTTTAATCCATCTGTTGATATTGGCTGGAGAGTTTTACCAAAATACTGGGGTAAAGGATATGCTACTGAAGGAGCAAAACAGTGTTTATATTATGCTTTTAATATTATAAAATTGAAAAAAATTGTATCTGTTGCACCAGTAGTTAATACTCCTTCAATTACGGTGATGAAAAAAATTGGAATGCAAAAAGTTAAATCATTCCATCATCCTTTATTAAAAGATTTTCCAAAGTTAGAAGAATGTGTTTTGTATGAGGTAGATAATTCTTTTTAA
- a CDS encoding LytR/AlgR family response regulator transcription factor, producing the protein MKVVIVEDEVLALEKLERYLLKYSHEIEVIERLDSISNAITFFKDQTDFDVVFMDIQLTDGLSFEIFNKVAIQKPIIFITAFDEYAIDAFKVNSIDYILKPLTYTDIAKSLVKLESIQNLFTSKEVLTKVGEELVQRKTKDRFLVRLGNHIHSIKTEEIALFFAEGRTVHLITNEEKKFIVDFKLEDLSQLLIPTSFYRVNRSFIININAIKDVVIYSNSRLKISPTITIEKEIVVSREKVSAFKNWFEGN; encoded by the coding sequence ATGAAAGTAGTTATTGTTGAAGATGAAGTTTTAGCTCTAGAAAAGTTAGAACGCTATTTATTGAAATATAGCCACGAAATTGAAGTTATAGAAAGACTAGATAGTATTTCAAATGCGATTACTTTTTTTAAAGATCAAACGGATTTTGATGTGGTTTTTATGGATATCCAATTAACAGACGGTTTAAGTTTTGAGATATTTAATAAAGTAGCAATTCAGAAGCCAATTATTTTTATTACTGCTTTTGATGAGTACGCTATTGATGCTTTTAAAGTAAATAGTATCGATTATATTTTAAAACCACTAACGTATACTGATATTGCAAAATCGTTGGTAAAGTTAGAATCGATTCAGAACCTTTTTACTTCTAAAGAAGTCCTGACAAAAGTAGGAGAGGAGTTGGTTCAAAGAAAAACAAAAGACCGTTTCTTGGTTCGATTAGGAAACCATATTCATTCCATAAAAACAGAAGAAATTGCTTTATTTTTTGCAGAAGGAAGAACAGTACATTTAATTACAAATGAAGAAAAAAAGTTTATTGTTGATTTTAAACTAGAAGATTTAAGTCAACTTTTAATACCTACAAGTTTCTATAGGGTTAACAGAAGTTTTATTATCAATATAAATGCAATAAAAGATGTGGTTATTTATTCAAACAGTAGGTTGAAAATATCTCCAACCATTACTATTGAAAAAGAAATTGTTGTAAGTCGAGAGAAGGTCTCAGCATTTAAGAATTGGTTTGAAGGAAATTAA